In Rhodothermales bacterium, the genomic window CCGGCTCCGGACCATAATAGAGCGCCGGCCCCATCAGGTAGGCGCGATCGACCCACCGCGGCTCGGCCCCGAGCCCACGAAGCAGCGCGCGGATGGCGTAGCAGGCCTTCGGCGCATACGCCGGGGGAGCCTCGACACAACAGGGGAGTACGAGAGGCTGTGGCATGATGGTGGCATGATGGTGGCATGATGGTGGTATTGCGGTGGCGGGTCGGTACGAAGACCCGCTAGATCGAACGTCCTTACGAGGGGCTCTTAATATGATCTTACGACTAAACGCCGATGCACCAGGAGCGGGGAATCCACACGCTAAAATCGTGGCAGACCCCGTCCACGGCTTTATCTCGGTGCCCAGGAAGGATATTCTCCCACTCATTCAAACGCCCGAGGTTCAACGCCTCCGCCGGATTCGCCAGCTGGGTGTGGGCAACTTCGTATTCCCGGGCGCTGAACACTCCCGCTTCAGCCACGCCCTCGGCGCCATGGCGCTCATGCAGGAGACGATCCTGACCCTTCGCGGTAAAGATACGCCAATCGACGCGGAAGAAGAGACGGCGGCGCTCATCACGGCCCTGCTGCACGACATCGGCCACGGGCCGTTTTCTCATTCACTCGAACATATCCTGATTACCGACTTCGAACACGAGCAGATGAGCCGCGCCCTGATCGTACAGATCAACGAGCGACTTGGCGGTGCGCTCGACCGTGCGCTCCAGATGTTCGACAACACGTACCACCGCCCCTTTTTCCACCAGCTCATCTCGAGTCAGCTGGACATGGACCGGCTGGATTACCTCCGGCGGGACTCGTACTTCACCGGCGTCGTCGAAGGCAAAGTGGGCGTGCAGCGCATCATCAAGTCGATGCTCGTCTACCCCACCGCCGGCCAGGCCGACAGCCGCGTGGTCATCGAACCCCGCGGCATCTACCCGGTCGAGAATTTCCTTTTCGCCCGCCGGCTCATGTACTGGCAGGTGTATCTCCACAAAACCGTCCTCGCGGGCGACCACCTGCTGCAGGGCATCCTGCACCGCGTCCGACGCTTGCTCCGCGCCGGCGATACCGACGTGGCCTCCCTCGGCGCGCCGGCGCTGCTGTTTTTCCTACAGCACGACATCGTCGGTCGCGATATCCAGGACCCGCACGTCCGCGCCGTGTTCTGCGAGCTCGACGATTCGGACATTGTCTACAGCGTGAAGCGATGGGCGCACCACCCGGATCCGATTCTGGTGGATCTCTGCCGGCGCTTCAACACCCGCGATTTCCTCCGCGTCCGCTTCCTCGGCCATGAGGCCACCCCCGACGAACGGGGCGAATGGGAGGCCCACGTGACGGATTGGATGATCGAACAGGGCCTCACCACCCGGCGGGACGCCGCGTCCGACCTCCCCTATTACCTCGGGCTCGACCGCTCCGGCCACGCCGCCTACGTCTACGACAACGGGGGCGGGATCGATGTGCTCATGCCCGAAACTGGCATCCAGGAGCTGTCCACCGTGACGGACACGGCCGCGATCTCGTCACTCACCCAGTTTGTCGAAAAACCCTACGTCTGTTACCCGAAGGAGGTAAGGCTCTCCTTTGCTCCCCTGGAGCACCACGAAGACAGCCGGTCGGTATAGCCGGCGTCCTTCCCCGCATGAAAACCATCATCGAGCCCTTCCGCATCAAGTCCGTCGAACCCATCCGGATGACGTCGCGCGGAGAACGAGAAGCCTATATCCGAAACGCCCACTACAATCTCTTTTCCCTGAAGGCGGAAGATGTGTTGATCGACCTGCTGACGGACTCGGGCACCTCGGCCATGAGCGCCGGGCAATGGGCCGGCATCATGCGGGGCGACGAAAGTTACGCCGGTTCCTCCTCCTACCACCGGTTTGAGGCGGCCGTGAAGGATCTGATGCCCTTCAACCACATCATCCCCACCCACCAGGGCCGCGCGGCGGAGCGCATCCTGTTCTCCATCGTCGGCGGCGCCGGGCAGCGGATCCCCAACAACACGCATTTCGACACCACCCGCGCCAACATCGAAGCCAGCGGCGCGGAGGCCGTCGACCTCGTCATCCCCGAAGGCCTCGACCCGGCGAACGAGCACCCGTTCAAAGGCAACATCGACATCGACCGCCTGGATGCCTTCCTCACGGCCCACGGCGCCAGCGTCCCGCTTGTCATGATCACCATCACCAACAACTCCGGCGGCGGCCAGCCCGTCTCGATGGCCAACCTGCGCGCCGCCCGGGCCGTGTGTGATCGCCACCACAAGCCGCTATTCGTGGATGCCTGTCGGTTTGCCGAAAATGCCTACTTCATCAAACTCCGCGAACCCGGCTACGCCGACCGCTCCGTCCGGGATATCGTTCGGGAGATGTTCTCGTACGCCGACGGGATGACCATGAGCGCGAAAAAGGACGGGCTGGTAAACATGGGCGGGTGGCTCGCCCTGAACGACGACGACTGGGCCCAGGCGGCCAGCAACC contains:
- a CDS encoding HD domain-containing protein, giving the protein MADPVHGFISVPRKDILPLIQTPEVQRLRRIRQLGVGNFVFPGAEHSRFSHALGAMALMQETILTLRGKDTPIDAEEETAALITALLHDIGHGPFSHSLEHILITDFEHEQMSRALIVQINERLGGALDRALQMFDNTYHRPFFHQLISSQLDMDRLDYLRRDSYFTGVVEGKVGVQRIIKSMLVYPTAGQADSRVVIEPRGIYPVENFLFARRLMYWQVYLHKTVLAGDHLLQGILHRVRRLLRAGDTDVASLGAPALLFFLQHDIVGRDIQDPHVRAVFCELDDSDIVYSVKRWAHHPDPILVDLCRRFNTRDFLRVRFLGHEATPDERGEWEAHVTDWMIEQGLTTRRDAASDLPYYLGLDRSGHAAYVYDNGGGIDVLMPETGIQELSTVTDTAAISSLTQFVEKPYVCYPKEVRLSFAPLEHHEDSRSV
- a CDS encoding tryptophanase translates to MKTIIEPFRIKSVEPIRMTSRGEREAYIRNAHYNLFSLKAEDVLIDLLTDSGTSAMSAGQWAGIMRGDESYAGSSSYHRFEAAVKDLMPFNHIIPTHQGRAAERILFSIVGGAGQRIPNNTHFDTTRANIEASGAEAVDLVIPEGLDPANEHPFKGNIDIDRLDAFLTAHGASVPLVMITITNNSGGGQPVSMANLRAARAVCDRHHKPLFVDACRFAENAYFIKLREPGYADRSVRDIVREMFSYADGMTMSAKKDGLVNMGGWLALNDDDWAQAASNLLILTEGFPTYGGLAGRDLEAIAEGLKEVIDEDYLAYRLTSTRYLGDALTWMGIPIIRPVGGHAVYVDARSLLPHIPPLEYPGQSLAVALYLAGGIRSCEIGSVMFGLQPDGSEQPAKMELVRLAIPRRVYTQSHIDYVIECFEEVVAHRERLRGYRITHQPPALRHFTAHFEPLRPLDPLLKSPIANR